A window of the Labrus mixtus chromosome 8, fLabMix1.1, whole genome shotgun sequence genome harbors these coding sequences:
- the LOC132978845 gene encoding protein crumbs homolog 1-like → MLRFSVHVWILWLLYAVASSEESISGCGQQPCQNGGVCESTGGGYRCICSQQSQKGRLYGGENCTTALSGCDENHCENGGMCSPLLVNNQHTFTCFCLAGFTGPECQTPTTFSFESRGYMYIETQLLDPDAPLNVTFSFRTARPTGTLWQHRVDDLLLRIELKDGHLCLRSLRGQGSIKLVQELPENLSDNKWHTVEASLGGGVSLIKLLCTEGSCTRDFSSEIPLLEQASALPDPGTVRQGLFIGVVGRNWNLGRAEDEAENPPPFLGCFRDVFVGSHLVLPVAAPGDSDAQANITVGCSDKDKCDESPCQNRGRCVSQGWRSYMCECLRPYEGHNCSEEYITARFGNNNLDSFASFSLDDDPGDSMTVSMFIRTRQSSGLLLILANSTSQYLRLWVDEGRVKVQVNNFETLLGRSSISDGHFHLVTVKLEKMEAVLFQSAQIQDSVHIRPVHAHPGDLVFVGGLPDSRASASFGGYFKGCVQDLRVNSKRLQFYPIATPVESYRLQQLINIAQGCSSDNACAVNPCLNGGVCYSMWDDFICNCPPNTAGRRCEKVKWCELSPCPATAVCQPRSQGFDCLSNLTFRAESSILHYQSNGKIKRSLSNVSLSFRTRQNTATLLRAEKHSDYLTISVLDSKVVMELRANNSTRVIVQSQGPINDGEWHSVELSMENQILQTSRWIMVLDGDKEKLSVSKAAARNLDFLKEGADIFLGGHNLEAGVNMSGCLGPVEIGGLPLPFHLDTEMNFPRPQEEQFARVNGNAALQYGCWGSSVCAPNPCTNQGVCEDLFDLHHCKCPSEWKGPLCQDPTDTCISSPCIYGNCTNQQGGFKCVCELGYSGDLCEMEVDMCQKSNCGEGATCIKGFQSYGCLCPQNKTGQYCDERIPEIPWYIEISPLPQLPTSTCVGMRWNYNCYNGGNCSEAGGSCYCLPGFTGLWCERDVDECASDPCMHGGFCVNYVNSFECVCDINYTGIHCQIDVSDFYLYLFLGMWQNLFQLVSYLVIHFDDEPEIEWAFQDND, encoded by the exons ATGTTGAGATTCAGCGTGCATGTGTGGATATTATGGTTGCTTTATGCAg TTGCTTCCTCGGAGGAGAGCATCAGTGGATGTGGTCAGCAGCCATGCCAAAAtggtggtgtgtgtgagagcaccGGTGGAGGTTACAGATGCATTTGCTCCCAACAGAGCCAAAAAGGACGTCTGTACGGTGGAGAGAACTGCACAACTGCACTTTCAGGCTGTGACGAAAACCATTGTGAGAATGGAGGAATGTGCTCTCCTTTACTTGTCAACAATCAGCACACTTTCACATGCTTCTGCCTTGCTGGCTTCACAGGCCCTGAATGCCAGACTCCCACCACTTTCTCATTTGAGTCCAGAGGCTACATGTACATTGAGACTCAGCTTCTAGACCCAGATGCTCCTCTTAATGTGACATTTAGCTTCAGGACAGCAAGACCGACTGGAACTCTCTGGCAGCACAGAGTGGATGACCTGCTCCTCAGGATTGAGCTGAAAGACGGGCATCTCTGCCTCCGCAGCCTCAGAGGTCAAGGCTCCATCAAACTTGTTCAGGAGCTGCCAGAGAACTTGTCGGACAACAAGTGGCACACGGTGGAAGCATCTTTGGGTGGCGGCGTGAGCCTCATCAAGCTGCTCTGCACTGAAGGAAGCTGCACCAGAGACTTCAGCTCAGAAATCCCTCTGCTTGAGCAAGCCTCCGCTCTCCCTGACCCAGGCACTGTTCGCCAAGGCCTCTTCATAGGAGTAGTTGGGAGGAACTGGAATTTGGGCAGAGCAGAGGATGAAGCAGAAAACCCCCCGCCTTTTCTGGGCTGCTTCAGAGATGTGTTTGTTGGTTCACATCTGGTGTTGCCTGTTGCAGCGCCAGGCGATTCAGACGCCCAGGCAAACATCACTGTGGGATGCAGTGACAAAGACAAGTGCGATGAAAGCCCGTGTCAGAACCGAGGGCGCTGTGTGAGCCAGGGCTGGAGGAGCTACATGTGCGAGTGCCTCAGGCCATATGAGGGACACAACTGTTCAGAGg AGTACATCACTGCAAGGTTTGGAAACAACAACCTGGACAGTTTCGCCTCCTTCTCATTAGACGATGACCCGGGTGATTCTATGACTGTATCCATGTTCATTCGCACTAGACAGAGCAGCGGCCTGCTCCTCATCCTGGCCAACAGCACCAGCCAGTACCTCCGCCTGTGGGTAGATGAGGGCAGGGTCAAAGTCCAAGTCAACAACTTTGAGACCCTTCTCGGTCGGAGTTCGATCAGTGATGGCCACTTTCATCTGGTGACTGTGAAGTTGGAAAAAATGGAAGCCGTCTTGTTCCAGTCAGCTCAGATCCAGGACTCTGTGCACATAAGGCCCGTCCATGCACATCCTGGGGATCTGGTTTTTGTTGGTGGGCTTCCAGACTCGAGGGCTTCTGCCTCATTTGGGGGCTACTTTAAGGGATGTGTCCAGGATCTGAGGGTAAACAGCAAGAGACTGCAGTTCTATCCCATTGCAACCCCGGTTGAATCTTACAGACTGCAGCAACTTATCAACATTGCCCAAGGGTGCAGCAGTGACAACGCCTGTGCA gTCAACCCTTGTCTCAACGGAGGAGTCTGTTACTCCATGTGGGACGACTTCATCTGTAACTGCCCCCCGAACACTGCAGGGAGACGCTGCGAGAAGGTGAAATGGTGTGAGCTGTCACCCTGCCCTGCAACTGCTGTTTGTCAACCTCGATCCCAGGGCTTTGACT GTTTGTCTAACCTGACATTTCGGGCTGAGAGCAGCATTTTGCACTACCAGAGCAATGGGAAGATCAAGCGTAGTCTCAGCAATGTCTCCCTCAGCTTCCGCACAAGACAGAATACTGCCACCTTACTACGTGCTGAAAAACACTCAGACTACCTCACCATCTCTGTCCTGGACTCTAAGGTGGTCATGGAACTCCGGGCTAACAATTCAACCAGGGTCATAGTTCAAAGTCAAGGCCCAATCAATGACGGAGAGTGGCACAGTGTGGAGCTCAGCATGGAGAACCAGATACTCCAAACCTCCAGGTGGATCATGGTTTTGGatggagacaaagaaaagcTGAGTGTTTCCAAGGCAGCTGCGAGGAACCTGGATTTTCTCAAAGAGGGAGCAGACATTTTCCTGGGAGGACATAATCTGGAGGCAGGAGTGAACATGTCTGGCTGTCTGGGTCCAGTTGAGATTGGGGGACTTCCTCTGCCATTCCATCTGGACACAGAGATGAACTTCCCCAGACCTCAGGAGGAGCAGTTTGCGAGGGTTAACGGTAACGCTGCCCTGCAATATGGCTGCTGGGGATCCAGTGTGTGTGCTCCCAACCCTTGTACAAACCAAGGTGTGTGTGAAGACTTGTTTGATCTTCATCACTGCAAATGTCCATCGGAGTGGAAGGGCCCACTGTGTCAAGACCCAACAGATACCTGCATCTCCAGCCCCTGTATCTATGGCAACTGCACAAACCAACAGGGCgggtttaagtgtgtgtgtgagcttgggTACAGTGGTGACCTGTGTGAAATGGAGGTCGATATGTGTCAGAAGAGCAATTGTGGGGAAGGAGCCACCTGCATCAAAGGTTTCCAGAGCTATGGATGTCTCTGTCCTCAGAATAAGACAGGCCAATACTGCGA TGAGAGAATTCCTGAAATCCCATGGTACATTGAGATAAGTCC ACTTCCTCAGTTGCCTACATCGACATGCGTTGGAATGAGGTGGAACTACAACTGCTATAACGGAGGGAACTGCTCAGAGGCAGGCGGCAGCTGTTACTGCCTTCCTGGTTTCACAGGACTGTG GTGTGAGAGGGATGTGGATGAATGTGCCTCGGACCCTTGTATGCACGGAGGCTTCTGTGTCAACTACGTGAAcagctttgagtgtgtgtgtgatattaaTTACACGGGGATACACTGCCAAATAGACGTGAGCGATTTCTACTTGTACCTCTTCTTGGGTATGTGGCAGAACCTCTTCCAGCTGGTGTCCTACCTCGTGATACACTTCGACGATGAGCCAGAAATAGAGTGGGCGTTCCAGGATAACGACTag
- the ahsg2 gene encoding alpha-2-HS-glycoprotein 2 has translation MCISLRMNPLGITVVLVLLVGAWAQVTFLRPECDSPEAEEAALVAQDYLNAQHTHGYKYALNRIEDIKIYSTPMGNITYDLEIELLETDCHVLDPTPLANCTVRPKALTAVEGDCDVVLTTVDGALAVTAFKCKTEESTEDICLGCPTLLPLNDTAALDFVHASLVTVNNFTVNGTYIILEVGRMLSQVFPGGPIYSAEYVITEAYCTNDNCVPLINDMAARGICFAKGRNADHTVDCRMFATMMPFVDANSTATAATALPPAVHGHTGSLSAKHGLRFHKLTALHDPQLSGLLSASESDEIILVAPAVINVVADPVAAPTAADPAPTAADPSTDPAAAAVLADDIISVSDASSSKEVPSVLFKRDVVAASAPATKTDTFILVPVCPGRIRFF, from the exons ATGTGCATTTCTCTCAGAATGAATCCCCTGGGCATCACCGTGGTTCTGGTTCTACTTGTAGGTGCGTGGGCTCAGGTCACTTTTCTGCGACCCGAGTGTGACTCCCCTGAGGCAGAGGAGGCTGCTCTAGTGGCTCAAGATTACCTTAATGCCCAGCACACCCATGGCTACAAATATGCACTGAACAGGATTGAAGACATCAAAATCTATTCTACA CCCATGGGAAACATCACATATGACCTGGAAATTGAACTGTTGGAGACAGACTGTCATGTGTTGGATCCTACACCTCTTGCCAACTGCACAGTCAGACCCAAAGCACTTACG GCAGTAGAAGGAGACTGTGATGTGGTGCTGACGACGGTCGATGGAGCTCTGGCTGTCACAgcattcaaatgtaaaacagaaG AATCAACAGAGGACATTTGCTTAGGCTGTCCAACCCTCCTCCCCCTAAATGACACAGCAGCACTGGACTTTGTCCATGCCTCTCTAGTAACTGTTAACAACTTTACTGTAAACGGGACATACATTATTCTGGAGGTTGGACGGATGTTGTCACAG GTCTTTCCCGGTGGGCCGATCTATTCCGCAGAATATGTTATAACTGAGGCTTACTGCACTAATGATAACTGCGTACCCTTGATTAATGACATGGCT GCACGGGGTATCTGTTTTGCAAAAGGTCGGAATGCTGACCACACAGTGGACTGTAGGATGTTTGCTACTATG ATGCCTTTTGTAGATGCTAACAGCACAGCAACTGCAGCTACTGCCCTTCCACCAGCGGTCCACGGACATACAGGCAGCCTGTCAGCCAAGCATGGTTTGAGATTCCACAAACTGACAGCTTTACATGACCCCCAGCTAAGTGGTCTTCTGTCTGCTTCTGAGTCAGATGAAATTATACTTGTAGCTCCTGCAGTGATTAATGTAGTTGCAGATCCAGTTGCTGCTCCGACTGCAGCTGATCCTGCTCCGACTGCTGCTGATCCTTCTACAgatcctgctgcagctgctgttctAGCTGATGACATTATATCTGTCTCAGATGCTTCCTCCAGTAAAGAGGTCCCTTCTGTTCTGTTTAAGAGAGATGTTGTTGCTGCCTCCGCCCCAGCAACTAAAACTGATACCTTTATTCTTGTTCCAGTGTGCCCAGGAaggatcagatttttttaa
- the LOC132978846 gene encoding uncharacterized protein LOC132978846 isoform X1 — translation MHRTQSDCGRAKCPKKKRRFMSSTKGVSHLSKRAKRRFCCKLQLWMWRRQKEKCGFGIYRTRKQSFLMRSGSCLGVNRQSQKCGVRVQAHHSPRLQNAQVGTSTLECENGGSEELQRKQICLLNKCEFISPTETLPDSSSHQNLVMDKNVALENVGQTVPPQKEDTLVQVIKMSDPSEVSHTVKPLLTTDNDACGVPTNLREPRTMVPAQRPEVDDQSGQFTAATQDQATISITDGSITSKTTVSSQADVCINVLAEDIQKFLNDFYRTYGSLIPLKKNDVLRHLKRRFNTDFSDRKNVIVSEVMKYRDTLVQTPVPSFRVVYKKHTLTLDDLSTLADQNWLNDQVMNMYGELIMESAHHKVHFLNSFFHRQLMTKGYDGVKRWTKQVNLFSKSLLLVPIHLEVHWCLVTADLVKKKICLYDSQGNVLQKIGRNILKYLMTEAKEKNQTDFENGWAISFDEIVPQQTNENDCGVFVLEYSRCLALAKPLQFSQKDIPKIRKRIYKELCECRLHEPG, via the exons ATGCATCGAACCCAGAGTGACTGTGGCAGAGCAAAATGCccgaagaaaaagaggagatttatgtcttccaccaagGGAGTTTCTCACCTCTCCAAGCGAGCAAAGCGACGCTTTTGCTGTAAATTACAGCTTTGGATGTGGaggaggcagaaagagaaatgCGGCTTTGGGATATACAGAACAAGGAAACAATCTTTTCTGATGAGATCTGGCTCCTGCCTCGGTGTAAACAGACAGTCACAGAAATGTGGAGTACGAGTTCAAGCACATCACTCACCACGTTTACAAAATGCACAAGTTGGAACATCAACTCTTGAATGTGAAAATGGGGGGTCAGAGGAGTTGCAGAGAAAACAGATTTGCCTGCTCAACAAGTGTGAGTTTATCAGTCCAACAGAGACGTTGCCTGACTCCAGCTCCCATCAGAATCTGGTCATGGacaaaaatgttgctttagaGAATGTCGGTCAAACTGTCCCTCCTCAAAAAGAAGACACTTTGGTACAGGTGATTAAAATGTCTGACCCTTCAGAAGTTTCTCACACTGTCAAGCCACTGTTGACTACAGACAATGATGCATGTGGTGTGCCTACCAATTTAAGAGAACCAAGGACAATGGTACCAGCTCAAAGGCCTGAGGTTGATGACCAATCAGGACAGTTTACTGCTGCCACTCAGGATCAGGCTACAATCAGCATTACAGATGGGAGTATCACCTCAAAAACAACAGTGTCTTCTCAAGCTGATGTCTGCATTAACGTTCTGGCAGAAGACatccaaa AATTTCTTAATGACTTCTACAGAACGTATGGAAGTTTAATCCCGCTGAAAAAGAACGATGTGTTGAGACATCTGAAGAGGAGGTTTAACACTGATTTCAGTGACAG GAAAAATGTCATCGTTTCAGAGGTGATGAAGTACAGAGATACATTAGTACAAACACCTGTTCCCTCCTTCCGGGTGGTCTACAAaaaacacactctgacactGGATGACTTGTCTACACTGGCAGATCAGAACTGGCTCAACGACCAG GTGATGAACATGTATGGAGAATTGATTATGGAATCTGCCCATCACAAG GTCCATTTCCTCAACAGTTTTTTCCACAGGCAGCTCATGACAAAAGGATATGATGGTGTAAAGAGATGGACAAAGCAG GTGAATTTGTTTTCGAAGAGTTTGCTTTTGGTGCCGATCCACCTGGAGGTCCACTGGTGTCTGGTGACAGCTGACCTCGTCAAAAAGAAGATCTGCCTCTATGACTCTCAAGGGAACGTGCTTCAGAAGATTGGCAGG aacattttgaaatacttGATGACAGAAGCAAAGGAGAAGAATCAAACCGATTTTGAAAATGGTTGGGCGATATCATTTGATGAG ATAGTCCCACAACAGACCAACGAGAATGACTGTGGAGTTTTTGTCTTGGAG TATTCAAGATGTCTTGCCCTGGCCAAACCTCTGCAGTTTTCACAGAAGGACATACCAAAGATACGCAAGAGGATCTACAAAGAGCTCTGTGAATGTAGACTACATGAACCAGGCTGA
- the LOC132978846 gene encoding uncharacterized protein LOC132978846 isoform X2: protein MHRTQSDCGRAKCPKKKRRFMSSTKGVSHLSKRAKRRFCCKLQLWMWRRQKEKCGFGIYRTRKQSFLMRSGSCLGVNRQSQKCGVRVQAHHSPRLQNAQVGTSTLECENGGSEELQRKQICLLNKCEFISPTETLPDSSSHQNLVMDKNVALENVGQTVPPQKEDTLVQVIKMSDPSEVSHTVKPLLTTDNDACGVPTNLREPRTMVPAQRPEVDDQSGQFTAATQDQATISITDGSITSKTTVSSQADVCINVLAEDIQKFLNDFYRTYGSLIPLKKNDVLRHLKRRFNTDFSDRKNVIVSEVMKYRDTLVQTPVPSFRVVYKKHTLTLDDLSTLADQNWLNDQVMNMYGELIMESAHHKVHFLNSFFHRQLMTKGYDGVKRWTKQSLLLVPIHLEVHWCLVTADLVKKKICLYDSQGNVLQKIGRNILKYLMTEAKEKNQTDFENGWAISFDEIVPQQTNENDCGVFVLEYSRCLALAKPLQFSQKDIPKIRKRIYKELCECRLHEPG from the exons ATGCATCGAACCCAGAGTGACTGTGGCAGAGCAAAATGCccgaagaaaaagaggagatttatgtcttccaccaagGGAGTTTCTCACCTCTCCAAGCGAGCAAAGCGACGCTTTTGCTGTAAATTACAGCTTTGGATGTGGaggaggcagaaagagaaatgCGGCTTTGGGATATACAGAACAAGGAAACAATCTTTTCTGATGAGATCTGGCTCCTGCCTCGGTGTAAACAGACAGTCACAGAAATGTGGAGTACGAGTTCAAGCACATCACTCACCACGTTTACAAAATGCACAAGTTGGAACATCAACTCTTGAATGTGAAAATGGGGGGTCAGAGGAGTTGCAGAGAAAACAGATTTGCCTGCTCAACAAGTGTGAGTTTATCAGTCCAACAGAGACGTTGCCTGACTCCAGCTCCCATCAGAATCTGGTCATGGacaaaaatgttgctttagaGAATGTCGGTCAAACTGTCCCTCCTCAAAAAGAAGACACTTTGGTACAGGTGATTAAAATGTCTGACCCTTCAGAAGTTTCTCACACTGTCAAGCCACTGTTGACTACAGACAATGATGCATGTGGTGTGCCTACCAATTTAAGAGAACCAAGGACAATGGTACCAGCTCAAAGGCCTGAGGTTGATGACCAATCAGGACAGTTTACTGCTGCCACTCAGGATCAGGCTACAATCAGCATTACAGATGGGAGTATCACCTCAAAAACAACAGTGTCTTCTCAAGCTGATGTCTGCATTAACGTTCTGGCAGAAGACatccaaa AATTTCTTAATGACTTCTACAGAACGTATGGAAGTTTAATCCCGCTGAAAAAGAACGATGTGTTGAGACATCTGAAGAGGAGGTTTAACACTGATTTCAGTGACAG GAAAAATGTCATCGTTTCAGAGGTGATGAAGTACAGAGATACATTAGTACAAACACCTGTTCCCTCCTTCCGGGTGGTCTACAAaaaacacactctgacactGGATGACTTGTCTACACTGGCAGATCAGAACTGGCTCAACGACCAG GTGATGAACATGTATGGAGAATTGATTATGGAATCTGCCCATCACAAG GTCCATTTCCTCAACAGTTTTTTCCACAGGCAGCTCATGACAAAAGGATATGATGGTGTAAAGAGATGGACAAAGCAG AGTTTGCTTTTGGTGCCGATCCACCTGGAGGTCCACTGGTGTCTGGTGACAGCTGACCTCGTCAAAAAGAAGATCTGCCTCTATGACTCTCAAGGGAACGTGCTTCAGAAGATTGGCAGG aacattttgaaatacttGATGACAGAAGCAAAGGAGAAGAATCAAACCGATTTTGAAAATGGTTGGGCGATATCATTTGATGAG ATAGTCCCACAACAGACCAACGAGAATGACTGTGGAGTTTTTGTCTTGGAG TATTCAAGATGTCTTGCCCTGGCCAAACCTCTGCAGTTTTCACAGAAGGACATACCAAAGATACGCAAGAGGATCTACAAAGAGCTCTGTGAATGTAGACTACATGAACCAGGCTGA